Proteins from a genomic interval of Chanodichthys erythropterus isolate Z2021 chromosome 8, ASM2448905v1, whole genome shotgun sequence:
- the LOC137025176 gene encoding galactose-specific lectin nattectin-like encodes MAVLRSLMFLFIIFSIGNAEVIKCPKGWSSFGLRCFKYFSQSVNWITAERNCQGLGANLASVRNKPENDFLLGLLPSSSTRAWIGAHDGKQEGQWLWTDGSVYDFTNWCSGEPNNLDTENCLEINFTSKRCWNDETCADQMGYICVTDA; translated from the exons ATGGCAGTGCTGAGAAGTCTAATGTTTCTTTTTATCATCTTCTCCATTGGGAATGCAGAAg TCATAAAATGCCCCAAAGGATGGTCAAGTTTTGGACTCCGGTGCTTCAAGTACTTCTCTCAGTCGGTTAACTGGATCACAGCAGAG AGAAACTGCCAAGGTCTTGGTGCGAATCTCGCATCTGTGCGTAATAAACCGGAAAATGATTTTCTGCTGGGTCTGTTGCCTTCTTCTTCCACACGTGCTTGGATTGGTGCTCATGATGGTAAACAA GAAGGACAGTGGTTGTGGACTGATGGATCTGTGTATGACTTTACCAACTGGTGCTCTGGAGAACCTAACAATCTGGATACTGAGAACTGTCTGGAGATCAACTTTACCT CTAAGCGTTGCTGGAACGATGAGACCTGTGCAGACCAAATGGGCTATATTTGTGTTACAGATGCTTGA
- the LOC137024820 gene encoding tripartite motif-containing protein 16-like isoform X1, with product MAEARFSQDEFLCPVCLDLLKDPLTIPCGHSYCKSCITDCWDQEDQKRVYSCPQCRQTFSSRPALAKNTMLAEVVEKLKKTKLPADCYAGAGDVQCDVCTGRKHKAVKSCLVCLESYCQNHLEQHESFFKRKRHNLTEATGRLQEMICPKHDKILEVFCRTDQKCICVLCIDEHKNHITVSAAAQRTEKQHQLKETQRSFQQRIQQREKDLQQLREAVESHKRSAQTAVEDSERIFTELIRSIERSRSEATQRIRDQEKTAVSRAEGRLERLEQEINDLRRRDAELEQLSHTQDHIHFLQSFQSLSTPPESTDVNDNPFSSLSSFDDVRESVHQLRDKLEDFCREELKKIRGKVLEIHLLSEMILHHLISRNDFLQYSHQFTLDLNTVNKLLHLSERNRVITVTVTDQPYPDHPDRFDMWQVLCRESVCGRCYWEIEWRGRVYISVSNMSISRKGWGVECWFGYNDQSWSLFCSSSSYSFRHKKKETKLSVESISRRIGVYVDHRAGTLSFYSVSGDTMILIHTVQTTFTQPLYPGFYVCYGSSVKLKNAEHVHACYPACSY from the exons ATGGCAGAAGCCAGATTTTCTCAGGATGAGTTCCTGTGTCCAGTGTGTCTGGATCTCCTGAAGGATCCATTGACCATTCCCtgtggacacagttactgtaAGAGCTGTATTACAGACTGCTGGGATCAGGAGGATCAGAAGAGAGTCTACAGCTGCCCTCAGTGCAGACAGACCTTCAGTTCAAGACCTGCTTTAGCTAAAAACACCATGCTGGCTGAAGTGGTGGAGAAACTGAAGAAGACTAAACTTCCTGCTGACTGTTACGCTGGAGCTGGAGATGTGCAGTGTGACGTCTGTACTGGAAGAAAACACAAAGCTGTCAAGTCCTGTCTGGTGTGTCTGGAGTCTTACTGTCAGAATCAccttgaacaacatgagagtttctttaaaagaaagagACACAATCTGACTGAAGCCACTGGACGACTGCAGGAGATGATCTGCCCGAAACACGACAAGATCCTTGAGGTTTTCTGCCGCACTGATCAGAAGTGTATATGTGTGCTGTGTATAGATGAACATAAAAACCACATTACTGTATCAGCTGCAGCacagaggacagagaaacag CACCAGCTGAAGGAGACGCAGAGGTCGTTCCAGCAGAGGatccagcagagagagaaagatcttCAGCAGCTGAGAGAGGCTGTGGAGTCCCATAAG CGCTCTGCACAGACAGCAGTGGAGGACAGTGAGAGGATCTTCACTGAGCTCATCCGCTCCATTGAGAGAAGCCGCTCTGAGGCCACACAGCggatcagagatcaggaaaaGACTGCAGTGAGTCGAGCTGAAGGACGACTGGAGCGACTGGAGCAGGAGATCAATGATCTGAGGAGGAGAGACGCTGAACTGGAgcagctttcacacacacaggatcACATCCATTTCCTGCAG agTTTCCAGTCTCTCTCAACTCCTCCTGAATCTACAGACGTAAATGACAATcccttcagttctctctcctctttTGATGACGTGAGAGAATCTGTCCATCAGCTGAGAGACAAACTGGAGGATTTCTGCAGAGAGGAGCTCAAGAAGATCAGAGGTAAAGTCCTGGAGATTCACCTACTCTCAGAAATGATCCTCCATCATCTCATATC CAGGAACGACTTCCTACAAT attcccatcagttcactctggatctgaacacagtgAATAAACTCCTCCATCTGTCTGAGAGGAACAGAGTGATTACTGTCACTGTCACAGATCAgccgtatcctgatcatccagacagatttgatatgtggcaggtgttgtgtagagagagtgtgtgtggacgctgttactgggagattgagtggagAGGACGAGTGTATATATCAGTGTCAAATAtgagcatcagcaggaagggaTGGGGTGTTGAGTGTTGGTTTGGATataatgatcagtcctggagtttgtTCTGCTCTTCCTCCAGTTACTCATTCAGACACAAAAAGAAAGAGACTAAACTCTCTGTAGAGTCCATCAGCAGGagaataggagtgtatgtggatcacagagcaggaactctgtccttctacagcgtctctggagacacaatgaTCCTCATTcacacagtccagaccacattcactcaaccgctCTATCCTGGGTTTTATGTTTGTTATGGATCATCAGTGAAACT AAAGAATGCTGAGCATGTGCATGCATGTTATCCTGCTTGTTCCTATtag
- the LOC137024820 gene encoding tripartite motif-containing protein 16-like isoform X2 has translation MAEARFSQDEFLCPVCLDLLKDPLTIPCGHSYCKSCITDCWDQEDQKRVYSCPQCRQTFSSRPALAKNTMLAEVVEKLKKTKLPADCYAGAGDVQCDVCTGRKHKAVKSCLVCLESYCQNHLEQHESFFKRKRHNLTEATGRLQEMICPKHDKILEVFCRTDQKCICVLCIDEHKNHITVSAAAQRTEKQHQLKETQRSFQQRIQQREKDLQQLREAVESHKRSAQTAVEDSERIFTELIRSIERSRSEATQRIRDQEKTAVSRAEGRLERLEQEINDLRRRDAELEQLSHTQDHIHFLQSFQSLSTPPESTDVNDNPFSSLSSFDDVRESVHQLRDKLEDFCREELKKIRGKVLEIHLLSEIVPRTRNDFLQYSHQFTLDLNTVNKLLHLSERNRVITVTVTDQPYPDHPDRFDMWQVLCRESVCGRCYWEIEWRGRVYISVSNMSISRKGWGVECWFGYNDQSWSLFCSSSSYSFRHKKKETKLSVESISRRIGVYVDHRAGTLSFYSVSGDTMILIHTVQTTFTQPLYPGFYVCYGSSVKLC, from the exons ATGGCAGAAGCCAGATTTTCTCAGGATGAGTTCCTGTGTCCAGTGTGTCTGGATCTCCTGAAGGATCCATTGACCATTCCCtgtggacacagttactgtaAGAGCTGTATTACAGACTGCTGGGATCAGGAGGATCAGAAGAGAGTCTACAGCTGCCCTCAGTGCAGACAGACCTTCAGTTCAAGACCTGCTTTAGCTAAAAACACCATGCTGGCTGAAGTGGTGGAGAAACTGAAGAAGACTAAACTTCCTGCTGACTGTTACGCTGGAGCTGGAGATGTGCAGTGTGACGTCTGTACTGGAAGAAAACACAAAGCTGTCAAGTCCTGTCTGGTGTGTCTGGAGTCTTACTGTCAGAATCAccttgaacaacatgagagtttctttaaaagaaagagACACAATCTGACTGAAGCCACTGGACGACTGCAGGAGATGATCTGCCCGAAACACGACAAGATCCTTGAGGTTTTCTGCCGCACTGATCAGAAGTGTATATGTGTGCTGTGTATAGATGAACATAAAAACCACATTACTGTATCAGCTGCAGCacagaggacagagaaacag CACCAGCTGAAGGAGACGCAGAGGTCGTTCCAGCAGAGGatccagcagagagagaaagatcttCAGCAGCTGAGAGAGGCTGTGGAGTCCCATAAG CGCTCTGCACAGACAGCAGTGGAGGACAGTGAGAGGATCTTCACTGAGCTCATCCGCTCCATTGAGAGAAGCCGCTCTGAGGCCACACAGCggatcagagatcaggaaaaGACTGCAGTGAGTCGAGCTGAAGGACGACTGGAGCGACTGGAGCAGGAGATCAATGATCTGAGGAGGAGAGACGCTGAACTGGAgcagctttcacacacacaggatcACATCCATTTCCTGCAG agTTTCCAGTCTCTCTCAACTCCTCCTGAATCTACAGACGTAAATGACAATcccttcagttctctctcctctttTGATGACGTGAGAGAATCTGTCCATCAGCTGAGAGACAAACTGGAGGATTTCTGCAGAGAGGAGCTCAAGAAGATCAGAGGTAAAGTCCTGGAGATTCACCTACTCTCAGAA ATTGTTCCCAGGACCAGGAACGACTTCCTACAAT attcccatcagttcactctggatctgaacacagtgAATAAACTCCTCCATCTGTCTGAGAGGAACAGAGTGATTACTGTCACTGTCACAGATCAgccgtatcctgatcatccagacagatttgatatgtggcaggtgttgtgtagagagagtgtgtgtggacgctgttactgggagattgagtggagAGGACGAGTGTATATATCAGTGTCAAATAtgagcatcagcaggaagggaTGGGGTGTTGAGTGTTGGTTTGGATataatgatcagtcctggagtttgtTCTGCTCTTCCTCCAGTTACTCATTCAGACACAAAAAGAAAGAGACTAAACTCTCTGTAGAGTCCATCAGCAGGagaataggagtgtatgtggatcacagagcaggaactctgtccttctacagcgtctctggagacacaatgaTCCTCATTcacacagtccagaccacattcactcaaccgctCTATCCTGGGTTTTATGTTTGTTATGGATCATCAGTGAAACTGTGTTGA